In Haloarcula limicola, the genomic stretch GATCGGAGAGGGGCCTGCTCGACGTCGAGGTTCTTCGCTCCGTCGTCGGGCGACACCGCCGCCCGACTGCCCGAGAGACCGACGGTCTCTCGCTGCTCAGAACCTCGCTGCTCACGGGTCACTCCGTTCCCCGCTCGCTTCCGAGATTTCGGAGAAATCCCGCTAGTCGTCCGCGCTCGCTTCCGCACCACCGCTCGCGACGACGTCGATCTCGCCGGCGTCGAGTTCCTCCTCGATCTCGCGGGCCGCCTGCACCATGTTCTCCATCTTGCCGTAGGCGACCTCGCGGGGCAGGAGTTTCACGCCGCAGTCCGGCGAGACGGTGAGTCGCTCCGGCGGAACGACCTCCAGTCCCTTCTTGATGTTCTCCTTTATCTCCTCGACGGACTCGACCTCGGCCGTGTGAGCGTCCAGAACACCCATCGCGAAGTCCTTCGTGAACTCGTGCTCCTTGAAGACGTCGAGCTGCTCGTAGTCGCCGTTGGCGAGTTCGAGGTCGTACTCGTGGACCGGGTACTCCAGAATCTCGGGGTAGATGCGCGAGTAGTCGCCGTAACAGACGTGCAGGCCGAGGCGGACGTCCTCGGGCACGTCGTCGACGATGCGTTCGAGGCACTCGCCGACGATGGCGTGGTCGTCCGGCGTCGTCGCCAGCGCCGGTTCGTCGATCTGGATGTAGCGCGCGCCGGCCTCGACCAGCGCCTCGATCTCCTCGTTGACGAGGTCGGCCAGCTCGTAGGCCAGTTCCTCCTCGCTGTCGTAGACCTCGTTGAACGACCAGTTGGCCAGCGTGTAGGGGCCGGTGATGGGCACCTTGACCGGGCGCTCGGCCACCTCGTCGGTGAACTCGAACTCCTCGACGAGCCACTGCTCGCCGTACTCGACCTCGTCGGCGACCGAGGGCTTATCGAAGTAGTTGTGGCCCCAGACCTTCACGCGGCCGTTGAACTCGTAGCCGTCGATGCGGTGGGCGAAGTACTCGACCATCTCGTTGCGGCGCATCTCGCCGTCGCAGATGACGTCGAGACCCGAGCGCTCGTGTTCGTGGGTGATGAGCCGCGAGGCGTCGTCTTTCGACTCCTCCCACTCGTCCTCGCCGAAGTCGGCGTCCCCGTCCTCGAACATCTCGCGGGCGCGGTCGTGCCACTTCGGCTTGGGGTAGGAGCCGACCACCGTGGTCAGTAGGAAGTGATCGTTCGGGTGATTCTCCGGTCGGAACTGCTCGCGTGGTCCAGTCATGGTTATGCCTCCACCTCCAGCGTCGTCGCGTTCGCAAGCGACTGTAGTTTATCCGCGAACTTGTTGACGGGAAGATAGAACAGCTCGGTGTTCGCGGTGGCGTAGACGGTGTCGTAGACGGTGTTGGTCTGCTGTTCGAACCAGTCGATGCGGTCGCGAATCGTCTCGGGCGCTTCGACGAGCGTGTTCTGTCCGTCGACGACGCCGAGCGCCACGTCGTCTTTCGTGCCGTACTCCTGGACGTTGTAGACGTTCTGGTCGTGGTTCGCTATCAGATCGAAGCCGATGGCCTCGACGTCTGCGTCCATCAGGTGGGCGTACACCTTCTCCTCGATCGCTCCCCAGTAGGTGTGCGCGACGACGTCGGCGTCGACGGCGTCGGCGACGGTGTCGATGGCCTCGCTGGCTCGTTCGTCCTCCCCGTCTTCGGGGGCGTTCTCGACCAGCGACGGTTCCAACAGGAACAGCGTCTCGACGTCGGGGAACTGCTCGGCCTCGCCGGCGAGGAAGTCGGCGATGGCGTCGAGGAAGGCGGCGTCGTCGCCGTAGTGCTCGTCCGTGGCGAGGTCCGCGAGCGAGTACGGGCCGGGCAGCACCGCCTGCAGCCCGTCGTCGACGAGTTCGGCGGCCGCGTTCAGGTCGGCGGCGACGTCGCCGTCGGCCGAGAGGTCGCCCTGCACGACCGGCTCTCGGTAGAAGTTGTTGTTGTCGTAGTAACGGACGATCCCGCGCGTCTCGACGCTGTCGTGGACCGCCAGCGGGTGAGCGAGCATGTCGTCCCACCGGAGCTGGCCCTCGACGACGCGGTCGAGCCCCGCTTCCTGCTGGAGCGAGACGACTTCCTCGCGGGCGCGGTCGTAGGCCTGCGTGATCTCTCCGCCCTCGTCACCGCTGATGAGGTCGGTCTTCTGGTGTCCCTTCAGATCGGACAGTTCGTCCTTGGCCCAGTCCGGCAGCGGGAACAGACCGGGGGTCGTGGCGACTATCTCTGTCATTGCGCCCGCCTACGAAATGACGGGCTTTAATATTTCCTATTCGAGAAAATGCCCTATGGTAATTACTGACGAGTGAACCGCAGGACGACGAGCTCCTCGTACGGATGCTTCTCGCTCGCGACCCGCTCGCTCGCTAGTCCGCGTTCGCGGCCGTACTCGCGGACGGCGTCGGGGTCGGTGAGGCTGCTGACGAGCAAGAGCGCCGCGCCGTCGGGCGCGAGGACGCGACCGACGGACGCCAGAAACGGGTCGACGAGGCGGCGACCGTCTTCGCCGCCCGAGAGGGCGTGTTCCATCCAGTCGTCCCACTCCTCCTCTTCCGGCGTCGGGAGATACGGCGGATTGAACGTCACGAGGTCGAAGACGCCGTCGCGGAACGGTTCGAGCAGGTCGCCGCGGACGACCCGCACGCCGTTTTCCCGGGCCTGCCGACACGCGAGCGGGTTCACGTCCGCGCCGACGCTCTCGGCCCCCGCCTCGGCCATCGTCGCCGCGACGTAGCCCGATCCGGTGCCCACGTCGAGGACCCTGTCGCCCGCGCCCACCCGCTCGGACGCCGCCCGCGCCAACAGATCGGAGTCCTCCGCCGGTTGATACACGGACTCCACGTCGCGCCGATCGGCCAGCGCGGGCCGACCGCCGGTGTGAGTCACGTCGTCCGGGCCTCCTGTGTCGTCTGCGTCGCTGGTTCGCTCACCCTCCCTCATCCTCACGCCTCCGGCTCGCCGACTTCGTAGGCCAACGTCGCCAGGTCGGCGAAGTCCGCCGGCGCGAGATTCCCGGCGCGGGCGCTCATCAGGTCCTCGTCGGCCGCCTCGACGACGGCGTCGGGGTCGCCCAGTCCCGAGATATGGGCGGTGTTCCGGACGGCGTTGCGCATCGTCTTCCGGCGCTGGGTGAACACCCCCTTCAGGAAGTCCATGAAGAAGGCGTCGTCGGGCACCGTGTACGCCGGTTCCCGCGGCGTCGTCCGCACGAGCGCGCTCGTCACGCGCGGCTGCGGGTCGAACGCCTCCTTGGGAACCGTCTCGACGACATCCACGTCGGCGTAGTGGCCCGCCGTCACGGAGAGGCGGCCGTAGTCGTCTGTGCCGGGCTCGGCGGCCATCCGCTCGGCGAACTCCCGCTGGAACATCAGGACGAGCGGTCGCTTCCGCGGGAGGAGTCGAAACGCGATCTCGGAGGACGCGCCGTAGGGGAGATTCGAGATGCTGGCCGTGAACTCCGGCAGCGAGACGTCGAGCGCGTCGCCTTCGCGGACGGTCAGCCGGTCCGCCGCTCGCTCGGCGGCGAACTCCTCGCGGAGGTGCGCCGCGAAGTCCGGGTCGCGTTCGACGACGGTCACCTCCTCGGCGTGGCCGAGCAAGCGGTCGGTCAGCGCGCCGGGACCGCCGCCGATCTCGAGGACGTGAGAGAGGTCTACGTCCGCTTCGACGGCGTACTCGGGGATGCGATCGAGCACTCGGTCGTCGACGAGGAAGTGCTGGTCCTGTCGGGTGTCGGCCCGCTTGCCCGCTCGGCGGACGAGCGCGTCGGGGTTGCGACGCCCGGTCTGCGTGTCGGTCATTGCGTCTCCGTAGGCGGTCGGCGATTGAAAAGGTCGCCTACTCGCTGGCCGACTTAGCTATCTGCCTCGCCCTGCTCTACGGCTCCCTACGATCGCCGTTTCGCCCCGAGGCGGAGTGAGGGACGAACTCCGCCTCGCCCTGCTCCACGGGTCGTTTCACTCCCCGTTCCGCTTCGAGGCAGATAGCTTGGCTCCGCTCAGCTATCTGCCTCGCCCTGCTCTGCGGGTCGCTCTGCTCCCCGCTTCGCTTCGAAGCCTCGTTTCACTCGGCTTCGCCCTGCTCGCTTCGGCGAACGAACGTCCGATACTTCAGGTCGTCTTCGCGCAGCTCTTCGAGAATGCGCTCTACGAGTACCTCTTCGGGATTGTGGAGACCGCCGACGCGCTCTTCGAGCTCCTCGAAGCTCTCGAAGGGCTGGCGCTTTCGCTCGTCGAGAATCGTGTTCCGCAGTTTCTTCCCGATCCCGGGCAGGAGATTCAACTGGTGGAGTCGCAGCGTGATCGGCTGGGCGTCGTTGTAGAAGTCGACGAAGCGCCGTTCGTCGGCCTCGACGATCTCCTCGACGGCGTAGTCGATCTCGGACTGCGCGCTGCTCGGCAGCTCCTCGTACTCGATTTCGTTCACCCGACCGAACGCCGTGAGGTCGACCCGGTCGCCGATAGAGACGTCGTGGTCGTCGTCGAGAACGAGCTCGTAGAGATAGAACTCATCGATATCGAGAACGAACGCGAGCGGCTCTTTCTGGTGCTGTGGCCGGTCGTCGTCGCTCCGTCCGCGCGGGAGGAGATCGAGGACCGCCGCGACCATCTCGTCACCACCGCTCTCCGTGTTGGTCATGCGCTGCGATACGACGAGAGTACACTTAATGGCCGTGGATGAGCGGACAGAAACGGGAGACTGCCGTACGACCGCCCGTCGTCTCTATCAGGCGTACTGCCTGACGATATCGAGAATCTCGTCGAGTTCGTCGCCCGAGAGTGTGTACCGCTCCTGGGCGAAGACCGCGCGAAGCTCGTCCCGGTCGAGGGGCCGCAGGTTCGCTATCTTGTAGGCGGTCGGCTCGTCGACCTTCTCCAGTTCCCGCAGTTGCGAGACGAACTCGCGGGACTCCTCGGGGTCGAGTAAGGCGAAGCGGTTGACGTGCTCGATGGCCCGCTTGAGCTCGTAGCGCATCTCGCGGTCCTCGTCGGCCGCCCGCTCGACTTCGAGGTCTTCGAGCACCGCTTTGGTCTCGGCGAGGGTGAGGTACTCCTCGTCGAGCTTCGCTTTGAAGATGGTCATCTCAGTTCTCTTGCCGACGCAGGTGTGCGGGCTTGGCGATGACCGTCTTCGTCTTGCCGCCGTCGACGATCTCGACCTTGTAGGCCGTGCCCTGCTCGCCGAGGACGGTGCCGGTCAGGCCGTTGAATCGCGGGTGGAAGCGGCCGTCGGGGACCGAGGGGTCGATCTTCAGGTGGACCTTCTCGTCCTCCTCGAACTGCTCGACGGAGCGCTGGGGCGGGGACGTACCGCGTTCTCGGGCGTCGTTCTTGAGCTTGTCGCGAGTTCCTTCGAGAGGACCGTTTGAACTAGGCATTCTTGCCCATCGCTTGTCCGGTCGCCGTAATAAAACGTGCGTTCTACGTCCGCGAGTGGGGGTCCAGAACTGCGTCGAGAACTGCGTGACCGGTGGAACCGGCGTGGTCGCTTACACGCAGTCGTCACTGGCCGGTCGGAGAACGCGAAAACGGGAGCCAGTCGCTTACAGGCGGCCGACGGTGTCGACGTCGACCGACTCGACGCCGTCGACGTCCGCGAACGCTTCCTCGACGGCGTCGGTCCCACCGGCTTCGTCGGGGATGATGACCGTCGGGAAGAGGGCGACGAGACCGAACGCGACGTCGTCGCGCTCGAAGCCCTTGATCTTCGCTCCCTCGGGAAGCGACCCTTCGAGGCGCTCCTGGAGGTCGTCGAGGTCGACGTCCGGGCTCTCCGGCATGACCTTGATCTTGGCGGCTACCTTCCCCATCGTTATGGCCCCGTGAAGCCGCAGTCAGGACACTTGTAGAGGTTGCTCTGCTTCCGGCAGGTCGAACAGCGGTAGATCTGCTGCCCGCAGTCCGGGCACTTGAACGCCGCGGCGTTGTTGCCGGCGATGTTGATGCCACACGAGACGCACTTCTGCGTCCGCTTCTGCTGGCTCTCGCTCATACCACCCCGTATCCGACCGCGGCTTTTAACGGTTGCCAAACGTCGCCGTCAGCGGGACTCGGTGCCACGGACTCCCGACAGGTCGGCGCGAATCAGCTGCCGGGGAGGATGTCGCCCAGCGCCGCGCCGATGGCCATCGGGACGAAGGCCACGGTACACGTACAGAGCGACTGCCAGACGACGATGGGGTCCGTCGACCATTCGACCAACCCCCACCCGGTCAGGAGTGCCACGGAGACAGCGAACGCGGTAGCCGTGACGACCGCGAGACGGCGCGGGACGATTCCCAGGATGCGATTGGCGACCCGGACGTCCTGAAAGTCCGCGACGTAGAGGATACCGAACACCATCGCTACCGCCGCCGTCAGCGTTCCGAAGAAGTACAGCGGATGCCTCGCGATATGCTGACCCGCATCTATCGTGCCCCCTTCGACGGCCATCGGGATACCGAAGAGGAGCGACCCGAGGACGGCCTCGGCGAAGTCCTCGCGGTCGAAGCCCCAGATGACGCGGCCGAAGACGACGGGATCGCGGTCCTGTGCCGCCGTCGCCGCCCGCATCGCCTCGCGGACCTGCTCGCGCTCGGTCTCGCTGTCGACGATCTCCTCCAGCTCTTCGAGTTCGTCGAACAGTTCGTTGAGTCCGTCGCCGTCGTCAGTTTCGGGCCGGTCGTCGGTCATCCCTCGTCGGAGTCGTCACCGGGGGCGGCGTCGCGCTGACCCAGCTCCGCGGCCGAGGACGGCTCGCCGTTCTTCCAGACGTAGAACCCCTCGCCGGTCGATTTCCCGAGGTGGCCGTCGGCGACTCGCTGACGGAGGAGCGCCGGCGGTTCGAAGCGGTCGTCGAGGGTCGACGCGAGGCGATCGAGCGATTCGAGGACGCCGTCGAGTCCGCGTTCGTCCGCCCGAGCGAGCGGGCCGCGCTCCTCTTCCGTTCGCGTCGCCGCGAGGTCCGCGTCGGGAACGGTAGCGACGCCGGATTCGACGACGCGTATCGCCTCGACCAGTTCGGCGAGTTCGAGGCGCGCCGCGGCGAATCCCGGCGCGTCTCGGACGGCCAGCGGGACGCCGCCCAGTTCCTCGACGAACTCGCGAACACGTTCGCGCGTGGCGTCGGTCGTCTGGTCGGCGAGAATCACTTCGACGAGTCCGGACTCCGCCGGCTCGACGAAGTGGAGACCCGCGGCGCGCCCGGGTCGCTCTAGTCCGGTGGCGACGGCGGTGACCGATTCCTCCGTCTCGCTGACGAGGATCGTCTCGTCGGCTACGAACTGTTCGACCTCGGTGAGCAGTTCGCGGCGTTCGTCTACGTCACCGGCCGTCGTATCGAGGACGAGGTCGACGCCTGAGACCGCGCTCTGCAGCCCCGTCGTCCCGTCGACGTGGTCGCTGATCTCGCGTTCCGGAAGCCGCTGTCCGACAGCGTCGATGCTGTCCATGACGGCGTGGGCGTCCGAGTCGTACAAGCGTACCTCGTGTCCCGCGCGCAGGCACCTGCGGGTGGCGTTGCGCCCGCGCGGGCCAGCCCCCAGTACGGCCACATTCATGCCACTACCACCGGCCGCCCCCCGGTTAAACCTTTACGCACCGCCGATGTGCCCCCGATTCGACACCAGTAGCAGGCACTTACCCGGGGTAATGCACTGCCTTAGCCAAAACATTTATACGTGATAGGCCGTTCTCCGTAAAAGAACACATGGAAAGGCCGACGCGCCAGCGGGAAACGGACCAGCAGGAGCGTGAGCAGGAGTCCGAGGACACAGGTCAGCAGACCTGTCCGGAGTGTGAGTCGGAATCCATCACCAGCGACGGCGGTGGTGAACTCGTCTGTGAGGACTGCGGCCTCGTCATCGAGGACGAGAACATCGACCGCGGGCCGGAGTGGCGCGCGTTCAATCACTCCGAGCGCCAATCGAAGTCACGCGTCGGCGCGCCGACGACCCAGACGATGCACGACAAGGGGCTGACCACCCAGATCGACTGGAAGGACAAGGACGCCTACGGTCGGTCGCTCTCCTCGGAGAAGCGCTCCCAGATGCACCGCCTGCGAAAGTGGCAAGAGCGCATCCGGACGAAAGACGCCGGCGAGCGCAACCTCCAGTTCGCGCTCTCGGAGATCGACCGCATGGCCTCGGCGCTGGGTGTCCCGCGCTCGGTGCGAGAGGTCGCCTCGGTCATCTACCGACGCGCGCTCAACGAGGACCTCATCCGCGGCCGCTCCATCGAGGGCGTGGCGACGGCCTGCCTGTACGCCGCCTGCCGACAGGAGGGCATCCCGCGGAGCCTCGAAGAGGTCTCGGACGTCTCCCGAGTCGAGCAGAAGGAGATCGGGCGAACGTATCGCTACGTCGCCCAGGAGCTCGAACTCAAGATGGAGCCGGTAGACCCCAAGCAGTACGTCCCCCGGTTCGCCTCGGAGCTCGAACTCTCCGAGGAGGTCCAGTCGAAGGCCAACGAGATCATCGACACGACGGCCGAGCAGGGCCTGCTCTCGGGGAAGTCCCCCACGGGCTACGCCGCCGCGGCCATCTACGCCGCGTCCCTGCTCTGCAACGAGAAGAAGACCCAGCGCGAGGTCGCGGACGTCGCGCAGGTGACGGAAGTCACCATCCGGAACCGGTATCAAGAGCAGATCGAAGCGATGGGCATCCACTGACGGCCACGTCGCTGCTTCCGTTTCCGACTCCGTTCTTTTGTGCGGTCCGCACTCGACGGTGAGCGGCCGGCAGGTCCGCCTCGGGTCGGAGCCTCGAAAAATAGGGGAAAGTGTTCGCTATGCGGTGAATAACTGGACAGTGTACGCTCGGTACGGACTCCGCTCCGTCGATCGCCCGCATTCTTTTTATCCGTACCCCGTGACCCGCCGGACATGCGCGCTGTCAGATTTCACGAATACGGCGGACCGGACGTCCTCACGGTCGACGAGATCCAGCGGCCGGAACCGGGGGCGGACGAGGTACTGGTCGACGTCGAGGCCGCGGCGGTCAACCCCGTCGACACCTACTTCCGCGAGGGCGGCTACGAACCGGGCGACCTCCCGTGGATTCCGGGGTCGGACTGCGCTGGCACGGTCGCCGCGATCGGCGAGTCGGTCTCGGAGTACGCCGAGGGCGACCGCGTCTTCGCCACCGGCCTCGGCAACTGGCTCCAGGGGACCTGTGCCGAGTACGCCGTTGTCCCCGAATCCCACCTGGCTCGCCTGCCCGAGAGCGTCGACTTCGAGACCGGGGCGGCGATCGCCCTGGTCGGCGTCACGGCGTGGGAGTCGCTGGTCGCCGCCTGCTCGCTGAAACCCGCCGAGCGCGCCCTGATTCACGGGGGAAGCGGCGGCGTCGGTCACGTCGCCGTCCAGCTCGCCGCCGCGAGCGGCGCGCGGGTCACCACGACGGCCTCGCCGACGTATCACGACCGGCTCCGCGAACTGGGTGCCGACGACGTGTTGGACTACTCCCGGGACGACCTCGCGGACGCCGTCGTCGCGGCCGGTCGCCCGGACGTGATCCTGGACCACCGCCTCGACGACTACCTCTCGTTCGACGCCGAGGTGGCCGCACAGGGCGGGCGGGTCGCCGCCATCGGCAACGGCGACGCGGCGGCCACGTTCGAGAGCGTCCCGAACTGCCGGTCGAAGTCGCTGTCGGTCCACCACGTCCTGATGTTCAACGCGCCCGACTTCGGCGGGGTGCTCGCGTCGCTGGCGACGCTCCTCGAAGACGACCACCTCACCGCCGAAGTCGCGCAGACGTACAATCTCGCCGAGGTTGCCGACGCACACCGGGACGTGCTCGAAGAGAGCTTCCTCGGCAAACTCGTCGTCACCCCCTGAGTCCGCCGGCGGACTGGGCTGAGCTTTATCGGGCCGTCGCCCCTCTCACCGCGCATGTCCGTCACCTTCGATATGGACGGCGAGGTCGCACTGGTCACCGGTGTCGGCGGCGCACTGGGCAGTTCCGTGGCGAACGCCTTCCTCGAAGCGGGGGCGACCGTCTGCGGGGCCGACGTGGTCGAGCCGGGCAGCGAGGACTTCCAGCTGTCGGACCCCGACCGCATCGACTTCCACGGCGGCGACTTCACCGAGGAGGAGGACGTCGCGGAGGTAGTCGAGGCCGTCGTCGACGAACACGGCCGACTGGACTACCTCCTCAACATCGCGGGGACGTGGCGCGGCGGCGACCCGATAGCGGAGACGGGCGTCGATACGTTCGACTTCCTCTTCGACGTCAACCTGAAGACGATGTTCCTCGCCTCGAAACACGCCCTGCCCCACTTACAGGACAGCGAGGGGGCTATCGTCTCCGTCTCCGCCCGGTCGTCGCTCGAAGGCGGCGAGGGCGACGGTATCTACCGCGCGACGAAGGCCGGCGTCCGCCTGCTGACCGAGACCATCGCCGAGGAGAACCTGGGCACCGTCCGAGCCAACAGCGTCATGCCGAGCGTCATCGACACGCCGATGAACCGGGAGATGATGCCTGACGCCGACTTCGGGGAGTGGGTCGACCCCGCGGATATCGCCGCGGTGATGCTGTTCCTCTGTTCGGACGCCGCGGCGGTCACCAGCGGCGCGGCGGTGCCGGTCTACGGCGAGGCCTGAGACACCGGAAAAGGCGGGGCCGAGGGGAGACCCCCCGGAGAGAAGGGGGCACATGACTGACTGTCCACACTGTGGATAGACGGAACACCATGACGATGGGTCGCTGACTGGTTCGTGGTCGGCGGCCGAGTGTGGACGGGCGGACCTGCGTCGTCGTCTCATTAGTACGTTGATAATATCGCTATATAGCGCTCTATCACCGACCGGTGCCGCGGTCGGCGTCGACCACGACGCGATATCTCGCCGGAATCACAGCCGTTAACCGGGAAAGTGGTACATACGTTGCACTATGTCAGAACGAGAGACGTGGACGACGCGTGTCGGATTCCTCCTCGCGGCCATCGGGAGCGCAGTCGGTCTCGGGAACCTCTGGCAGTTCCCGTTCAAGACCGCCACCAACGGCGGCGCGGCGTTCGTCGCGTTCTACCTCGTCGCCGTCCTCGTCGTCGGATTCCCGGCGATGCTGGCGGAGTTCGTCCTCGGCAGGCGGACGAACGTCAACGCCGTCGACGCCTTCGAGGAGATGGGCCACCGCAACTGGCGTCTCGTCGGCGGCTTCGCCGTCTTCACCGGGTTCTGGATCCTCTCGTACTACAACGTCGTCGGCGGGTGGGTCCTCCGGTACATCCTCGGGAGCGTCCGCGGCGCGTACTTCGGCGACCCCGCCGGCTACTTCGGGGCCGTCTCCTCGGGTCCCGAGGCGGTGCTGGCACAGGCGATCTTCCTCGGCATCGTCGTCGGCATCGTCGCCTTCGGCATCGAGGACGGCATCGAGAAGGCGACGAAGGTGATGGTCCCGAGCATCGTCGTCCTCATGATCGCGCTGGCGGCGTGGGTGGCGACGCTTCCGGGCGCCGGCGAGGGCTACGCCTTCTTCCTCTCGCCGGACCTCGGGACGATGGTGGCGAACGCCGGGTCCATCATCCCCTTCGCCGTCGGACAGGCCTTCTTCACGCTCTCGCTGGGGATGGCCATCATGATAACGTACTCCTCGTACGTCGGCGAGGACGACAACCTGATCTTCGACGGCGGCGTCATCGTCGTCTCGAACACGCTCGTCGGTATCCTCGCCGGTATCGTGGTCTTCCCCATTCTGCTCACCATCGGCGCGGAGATCACCACCCAGACCGGCGGCGCGGGCGCGCTGTTCGTCGCGACGGCCGCCGGGTTCGGCACGCTCCCGTACAGCCGCGTCTTCGGCGTCGTCTTCTTCGGCGTCGTCCTCATCGCGGCGCTGTCCTCGGCCATCAGTCTGCTGGAGGTGACCGTCGCCTACGCGAACGACAACTACGGCGTTCCGCGACCGTACCTCGCCGGGGCCGCCGGCCTCGGCCTGTTCGTGCTCGGGCTGCCCTCCGCGTGGGACACGGCGTGGCTGACGTGGTTCGACAACTTCGCCTACCAGCTGTTCCTCCCCCTCTCGGGACTGCTATTGACCGTGTTCGTCGGCTGGATCGTCGGCCGCGACGCCGTCGACGAACTCCGGCGCGGCGCGGACGGCCTCGGCTCGTTCAGCGACGTCTGGCTCTGGACGCTCCGACTCGTCGTGCTCGTCGCGCTCCTCGGGACGCTCGCCCTCGGCGTCCAGACGATGTTCCTCGGTTCCGACGCCGCGTTCTTCGCACCGTTCTGACGTGTCTGGCCCGCTCTCGACACGCTTTTCGGTGTCGACGCGGACGCTGAGACGATGAGTAGAGCTACGTGGCGCACGCGAGTCGGGTTCGTCCTCGCCGCCGTCGGGAGCGCGGTCGGGCTGGGCAACATCTGGCGGTTCCCGTGGCTGACCGCCCAGAACGGCGGCGCGGCCTTCTTGCTGTTGTACGTCCTCGTTATCGTCCTCGTCGGCGTCCCCGGACTGCTGGGCGAGATGGTCATCGGGCGGCGGAGTCGCCGCAACCCGGTCGGCGCGTTCGGCGAACTGGGCGGAAGACGCTGGCGAGTCCTCGGCGGCGTCGCGTTGCTCGCGTCCGTCGTCGTCCTCTCCTTCTACTCGGTCGTCGGCGGGTGGATCCTCCGCTATACGCTCGCCAGCGCCACCGGCGCGTACTTCGGGGACCCGCAGGGGTACTTCGCGGCCATCGACTACGGCGTCGGCGCGGCGGGCTTTCACGCGCTGTTCCTCCTGGCGACGGTCGGTGTCGTCTACGCCGGCGTCGACCGCGGCATCGAGGCGGCGACGAAAGTGATGGTCCCCGGTATCGTCCTCCTGTTCGGCGGCCTCGCGGCGTGGGCCGCGACGCTGCCGGGGAGCGCCGGCGGCTACGAGTTCTTCCTCTCGCTGGACGTGGGGTACCTCCGGGCGAACTTCTTCGACGTCCTCGTTGCCGCGGCTGGACAGGCCCTGTTCACGCTCTCGGTCGGCGCGGGGGCGATGTTGACCTACGCCTCCTACGTCGGCGAGGACCGCTCGCTGGCCGCCGACGGGACGCTCATCGCCGGACTGAACACCGGCATCGGCGTCCTCGCCGGACTGGTCATCTTCCCGCTGTTGTTCTCGCTGGGCGTCTCGCCGGGCGAGGGCGGCCCGGGCGCGCTGTTCGTCAGTCTGGCCGGAGCGTTCGCGGACCTGCCCTACAGCCGCGTCGTCGGGATCGTCTTCTTCGGCGTCGTCCTGCTGGCGGCGCTGTCCTCGGCCATCAGCATCTTCGAGGTGCTCGTCGCCTATCTCGTCGACGAACACGGCCTCGACCGGTCGAGCGCCACGGTCGGCGTCGGTGGCCTCTTCCTCCTCACCG encodes the following:
- a CDS encoding sodium-dependent transporter, which encodes MSRATWRTRVGFVLAAVGSAVGLGNIWRFPWLTAQNGGAAFLLLYVLVIVLVGVPGLLGEMVIGRRSRRNPVGAFGELGGRRWRVLGGVALLASVVVLSFYSVVGGWILRYTLASATGAYFGDPQGYFAAIDYGVGAAGFHALFLLATVGVVYAGVDRGIEAATKVMVPGIVLLFGGLAAWAATLPGSAGGYEFFLSLDVGYLRANFFDVLVAAAGQALFTLSVGAGAMLTYASYVGEDRSLAADGTLIAGLNTGIGVLAGLVIFPLLFSLGVSPGEGGPGALFVSLAGAFADLPYSRVVGIVFFGVVLLAALSSAISIFEVLVAYLVDEHGLDRSSATVGVGGLFLLTGSAAALSPSLFALLADTLANLVLTAGLLGFLLFDGWVLGKAALDEYERGAGRLARLAGRPWYYAVAVVLPLFLAFTLVSGLGGLLGVAVTATQAAAVALVGVAAFVAAVRFRGRPAS
- a CDS encoding SDR family oxidoreductase; translated protein: MSVTFDMDGEVALVTGVGGALGSSVANAFLEAGATVCGADVVEPGSEDFQLSDPDRIDFHGGDFTEEEDVAEVVEAVVDEHGRLDYLLNIAGTWRGGDPIAETGVDTFDFLFDVNLKTMFLASKHALPHLQDSEGAIVSVSARSSLEGGEGDGIYRATKAGVRLLTETIAEENLGTVRANSVMPSVIDTPMNREMMPDADFGEWVDPADIAAVMLFLCSDAAAVTSGAAVPVYGEA
- a CDS encoding NADPH:quinone reductase; the protein is MRAVRFHEYGGPDVLTVDEIQRPEPGADEVLVDVEAAAVNPVDTYFREGGYEPGDLPWIPGSDCAGTVAAIGESVSEYAEGDRVFATGLGNWLQGTCAEYAVVPESHLARLPESVDFETGAAIALVGVTAWESLVAACSLKPAERALIHGGSGGVGHVAVQLAAASGARVTTTASPTYHDRLRELGADDVLDYSRDDLADAVVAAGRPDVILDHRLDDYLSFDAEVAAQGGRVAAIGNGDAAATFESVPNCRSKSLSVHHVLMFNAPDFGGVLASLATLLEDDHLTAEVAQTYNLAEVADAHRDVLEESFLGKLVVTP
- a CDS encoding sodium-dependent transporter, whose amino-acid sequence is MSERETWTTRVGFLLAAIGSAVGLGNLWQFPFKTATNGGAAFVAFYLVAVLVVGFPAMLAEFVLGRRTNVNAVDAFEEMGHRNWRLVGGFAVFTGFWILSYYNVVGGWVLRYILGSVRGAYFGDPAGYFGAVSSGPEAVLAQAIFLGIVVGIVAFGIEDGIEKATKVMVPSIVVLMIALAAWVATLPGAGEGYAFFLSPDLGTMVANAGSIIPFAVGQAFFTLSLGMAIMITYSSYVGEDDNLIFDGGVIVVSNTLVGILAGIVVFPILLTIGAEITTQTGGAGALFVATAAGFGTLPYSRVFGVVFFGVVLIAALSSAISLLEVTVAYANDNYGVPRPYLAGAAGLGLFVLGLPSAWDTAWLTWFDNFAYQLFLPLSGLLLTVFVGWIVGRDAVDELRRGADGLGSFSDVWLWTLRLVVLVALLGTLALGVQTMFLGSDAAFFAPF
- a CDS encoding 3-hydroxyacyl-CoA dehydrogenase family protein; the protein is MNVAVLGAGPRGRNATRRCLRAGHEVRLYDSDAHAVMDSIDAVGQRLPEREISDHVDGTTGLQSAVSGVDLVLDTTAGDVDERRELLTEVEQFVADETILVSETEESVTAVATGLERPGRAAGLHFVEPAESGLVEVILADQTTDATRERVREFVEELGGVPLAVRDAPGFAAARLELAELVEAIRVVESGVATVPDADLAATRTEEERGPLARADERGLDGVLESLDRLASTLDDRFEPPALLRQRVADGHLGKSTGEGFYVWKNGEPSSAAELGQRDAAPGDDSDEG
- a CDS encoding transcription initiation factor IIB; protein product: MERPTRQRETDQQEREQESEDTGQQTCPECESESITSDGGGELVCEDCGLVIEDENIDRGPEWRAFNHSERQSKSRVGAPTTQTMHDKGLTTQIDWKDKDAYGRSLSSEKRSQMHRLRKWQERIRTKDAGERNLQFALSEIDRMASALGVPRSVREVASVIYRRALNEDLIRGRSIEGVATACLYAACRQEGIPRSLEEVSDVSRVEQKEIGRTYRYVAQELELKMEPVDPKQYVPRFASELELSEEVQSKANEIIDTTAEQGLLSGKSPTGYAAAAIYAASLLCNEKKTQREVADVAQVTEVTIRNRYQEQIEAMGIH